TTCGCTAGGCTTTATCgtattcattttttttatattaaaaaaaatatattctgtGTTCTTTCATTTCTCCACACTACATCATCCgtgcattaaagaaaaaaaaatcatgacagATATAAATTGTGCATTCATGCGCATAACATGTTGTATTGATGTATGATTTCCTTACTTTTGTCATTGGAAATAGAGATGAAATTGAGTTGCCAAACGTGGACATATTCGTGTGCACTGCAGACCCTATTGCAGAGCCACCCACATTGGTCATCTCCACTGTTCTATCAGCCATGGCTTACAATTATCCGCCCGAGAAGCTAAGTGTCTACCTCTCTGATGATGCTGGGTCTGTTCTGACCTTCTACTCCCTTTGGGAAGCATCTCACTTTGCAAAGCATTGGATTCCATTTTGTAAGAAATATAATGTGGAGCCACGTTCGCCAGCTGCCTATTTTTCCAAATTATGTGACCCCCACGATGCATGCAGCCCCACTGAATGGTCTTCTATGAAGGTAATGTAGGACCAAGTGGCGTGTgtcaatttttttacatattgacCTTTTATCTGGCCCATGATCAACCTTAATTTCTGATTCACTGTTAAAAAATGCCGCGTTCATTGATGGAACGCTAGTTGTGAACTCATATAAAATAAGGCTACAACTTATTTCAATTTTGTTTGTTGTCATATTTTCCCATTTCACAGAATTTATATGAAGAAATGGCAAATCGCATCGATTCAGTGGTAATGCTTGGCAAGATCCCTGAAGAACTCGGTGCAAATAAAGGATTTTCTGAATGGAGTTCAGGGATGACTTCACGGAATCATCCACCCATTGTTCAGGTAATGCTCCACTTGGTACTGGAAGAACAAAACAAGACCTTATTGAGAGAGAACCATTACTTCGtagaattttgaattattttagaatgGGATAATTAGGATAAGACTTCAAGGTCTAAAGTTTTCATGTGAAAACTAGTTGCTTGAACTCTTAGCTGGACTATAGGAGCAGTCTTTTGGTTCACTTCTGTAGTAATGAATCAAATGTACTGCTAGAGTAGGAAATGTAATTGGTGTAATCATAAAAGGTGTTTTGGATCTGCATAACATAAGTTATGGATGAACCGAACATGGCTATAGTTTAAAGGTTGCGTCCATCCCTCAAATGTTGAGGGATTAGAACTATCTGGCTAGCTAATTATATTGCTTTTCTTTTGTGGCACTTTCTAGATCTTGATTGATGGGAGAGACCAAGGTTTAATAGACAGAGATGGAAATGCATTACCAACATTGGTGTACGTGGCTCGAGAGAAGAGACCTCAACATCATCATAACTTCAAAGCAGGGGCTATGAACGCATTGGTAATATAACTAATGTTGATTTTTCTTGCAATTTTTGAGAGACAACTGACTTCAACAGTAGATTTAATAACACAATCAATCACTTTGGAGAAGAAATAGCACgatcaatctggaatcaattgtGAATTGGTCTTGAATATTGCAGTTGGTCCGGGACTCGAACAGCTGACCTAACCTATCATGCCTAGAATCTTTTGTTTTTGCTATCAGGGCAGCCTATAAGCATTTGGTGCCGTTACCATTTTTACCATTTTGAAATCATGTCTATGAAAAGATGTTTTAGAGAGTGCAACCTTATTATGACtttgaaattaaatttatgaaaaaaaaatgtcTTTAAATAATGCAACCTGATGTACAGATAAGGGCATCATCAGAGATAAGCAACAGTCCGATCATCCTTAACGTGGACTGCGACATGTACTCGAACAACTCGGAGTCCATCAGACATGCATTGTGCTTCTTCCTGGATGAAGAGAATGGCCACGACATTGGCTTTGTtcaatatccccagctctttcaTAATATCACCAAGAATGATCTCTATGACAATTCCCTTAATGTGATCACTCAGGTTAGTACCAATAAAAGCACACCACAATCGAGGTTTCAGCAGTGTTTCTCTAGTCTTTTGCTAAGCTTCACGAACACTTGCTTGAGAGTCCACAAAGATCGCATCTATATCCCATTTGGAGTATAATACCAATCAAGTAATTAACATGGATTTTGTTATCAAATCACACATGGATCTGATTACAAAACCATTTTTAATGTCTCTTAAGGTGGACCACCCTGGCTTGGATAGTTGGGGAGGAACTCTCTATATTGGCACTGGATGCTTCCACAGAAGAGAGACCCTTAGTGGGAGGAAGTATGGCAAGGACTACAAGGAAGATTGGAAGAGAGGCGTTGAGAGGAAAACGACTAGCAGTGCTTGTATGCTGGAAGAGAGAGCAAAGTCTCTTGTCACCTGCACCTATGAGCACAACACCCAATGGGGACAAGaggtcactctctctctctctcgctatatatatatatatatatatatatatatatatatatatctgtctgTCTATCTGGCTACATATTATCTATCTGTCATTGAATGCAGATTGGGCTGAAGTATGACTGTGCTGTGGAGGATGTCATCACAGGCCTATTAATTCAATGTAGGGGGTGGAAGTCCGTCTTCATCAATCTTCAAAGGAAAGCCTTTCTAGGTGTTGCTCCCACAACACTAGCAGAATCGTTGGTGCAGTACAAAAGATGGAGTGAGGGGAATTTCCAAATCGTTCTTTCCAAGTACTGCCCCTTCATACTTGGTCGTGGCAAAATCAAGCTAGGACTCCAGATGGGTTATTGCATTTATGGTTTGTGGGCTCCAAACTCACTCCCTACGCTCTATTACCTTGTGATCCCTTCCCTTTGCCTCCTCAAAGGCATCTCCTTATTCCCAAAGGTACGGATTTGCCTCTCTTTTTCCCTTCTATCAAGTGTGCATGTTTGAACAAATCTTAACACGAATATCCTGATGTCAAAATTAGATCACAAGCCCATGGTTCGTGCCCTTCGCCTATGTCACCATTGGTAAACATGTGTATGGGCTCGTCGAGTCACTGCAATGTGGTAACACATTGGCTGGATGGTGGAACTCTCAAAGGATGTGGATATTTAGGAGGACCACCTCATTCCTTTATGGCATCATTGCTACCATCTTAAAGTTGCTGGGGATTTCTAAGATGGGTTTCATAATCACAGCAAAAGTGTCTGATGGGGATGCCTCTAAAAGGTACGAGCAGGAGGTCATGGAATTCGGGTCATCATCCTCAATGTTTGTTATCATAGCAGCAATTGCAATGCTGAATCTTTTCTGCTTGGTGGGGGGACTCCGAAAGCTGGTGGTAGATGGGAGAATTATGGGTCTTGAGCCATTATTCATTCAAATTCTTCTATGTGGGCTGGTCGTAGCCATCCATTTGCCCGTTTATGAAGCTCTTTTCATACGAAAGGATAAAGGCAGCCTACCCCTCTCCGTCACATTTCTCTCACTTGGTTTTGCGATGCTGGCATCGCTACTAACTATAGTATAAATCACTTAGGTGCTGAACTGCACTTTTGGTCTTCACATGGATTCGTAATCCCTTGtacggtatttttttttttttttcttcgctTTGTGGTTGTAGTCCTGAGAGTAATGGTATAAGTTACTCCCTTGGGCTAATTAAGTGCAGTTTGGACCGTTAAGGATATAAAGTATTATCTTGGTGTACCATAGTTACAGCCTATAGGACTTGAGTTTAGATTTCTGCTTAGATTTTtgccagcaaaaaaaaaaaaaaaaaaaaaaggaagaagaagaagaagaagaaggcaaaatttatgataatatgcaTGTGCAGAATGTAGATAGAATGGTACATgttagttcttttttttttttttttattttatttatttactgcAATGGAGGTTATACCACCTTAATTTGTCTGTCTTCAAAGGTTGGGAGAACACCTTGGTAACATATATCAAAATATCATAGAATGATATATGTCGCATGTTGAGAAGGTTTTTAATAAGTTGAATTAAGAGTTTCTTTTTGAAGTGTTGCATGTTAGGGGCTTTTCTTTCATATGAAATGGGTGAACTTATCACCTTCTATCGTCGGCTTCCATGGCTCTAATCTCGAATGGCATATTAGGAAGATGAATCAAATATAGGCAAGGGTTCAAGCAAGGAGACTCaatctcctcttctttcttcattctagtGGTGGATGTTCTTGCTCGACTACTTAAACAAGTGGCATCAATGAGGTTGATTGAGAGGATTGGTCATCTCAGGGAGTCCGGTGGTATTTTGAGTTTATAGTTCATAGATGGTATACTTCCATATCGTGCAAGGAAGCAAAAAAGTTTATTGGCAGGATGATATTGTTGGCTTTTGAAAGTGTTTTTGGGCTAAAAATAAACTTCCACAAGAACTCCATTTACTATATGAACATGAATGGTAGAAAGGCTTCTAAGTTTGCATCATGGATGAAAGGGTGAGTTTTCGTTTGTTTATTTGGGCCTCCCTTTTCATTTTAGAAAGCTTCCTAAACAATGTTGGTTACTTTTGATCAAAAAAGTGAGTGTGAGGATTggattttggaaagaaaaattgCTTTTTTGAAGAGGTGGATTAACGTTGATC
The DNA window shown above is from Elaeis guineensis isolate ETL-2024a chromosome 8, EG11, whole genome shotgun sequence and carries:
- the LOC105049997 gene encoding cellulose synthase-like protein E6 isoform X1 translates to MGESYEPLFETKQAKGRLAYKLFACSMLVGICLIWFYRATHVPGWGEQGRWAWMGIFIAELWFGFYWIITQSVRWSPIHHYTHTEKLSQRDEIELPNVDIFVCTADPIAEPPTLVISTVLSAMAYNYPPEKLSVYLSDDAGSVLTFYSLWEASHFAKHWIPFCKKYNVEPRSPAAYFSKLCDPHDACSPTEWSSMKNLYEEMANRIDSVVMLGKIPEELGANKGFSEWSSGMTSRNHPPIVQILIDGRDQGLIDRDGNALPTLVYVAREKRPQHHHNFKAGAMNALIRASSEISNSPIILNVDCDMYSNNSESIRHALCFFLDEENGHDIGFVQYPQLFHNITKNDLYDNSLNVITQVDHPGLDSWGGTLYIGTGCFHRRETLSGRKYGKDYKEDWKRGVERKTTSSACMLEERAKSLVTCTYEHNTQWGQEIGLKYDCAVEDVITGLLIQCRGWKSVFINLQRKAFLGVAPTTLAESLVQYKRWSEGNFQIVLSKYCPFILGRGKIKLGLQMGYCIYGLWAPNSLPTLYYLVIPSLCLLKGISLFPKITSPWFVPFAYVTIGKHVYGLVESLQCGNTLAGWWNSQRMWIFRRTTSFLYGIIATILKLLGISKMGFIITAKVSDGDASKRYEQEVMEFGSSSSMFVIIAAIAMLNLFCLVGGLRKLVVDGRIMGLEPLFIQILLCGLVVAIHLPVYEALFIRKDKGSLPLSVTFLSLGFAMLASLLTIV
- the LOC105049997 gene encoding cellulose synthase-like protein E6 isoform X2, whose product is MAYNYPPEKLSVYLSDDAGSVLTFYSLWEASHFAKHWIPFCKKYNVEPRSPAAYFSKLCDPHDACSPTEWSSMKNLYEEMANRIDSVVMLGKIPEELGANKGFSEWSSGMTSRNHPPIVQILIDGRDQGLIDRDGNALPTLVYVAREKRPQHHHNFKAGAMNALIRASSEISNSPIILNVDCDMYSNNSESIRHALCFFLDEENGHDIGFVQYPQLFHNITKNDLYDNSLNVITQVDHPGLDSWGGTLYIGTGCFHRRETLSGRKYGKDYKEDWKRGVERKTTSSACMLEERAKSLVTCTYEHNTQWGQEIGLKYDCAVEDVITGLLIQCRGWKSVFINLQRKAFLGVAPTTLAESLVQYKRWSEGNFQIVLSKYCPFILGRGKIKLGLQMGYCIYGLWAPNSLPTLYYLVIPSLCLLKGISLFPKITSPWFVPFAYVTIGKHVYGLVESLQCGNTLAGWWNSQRMWIFRRTTSFLYGIIATILKLLGISKMGFIITAKVSDGDASKRYEQEVMEFGSSSSMFVIIAAIAMLNLFCLVGGLRKLVVDGRIMGLEPLFIQILLCGLVVAIHLPVYEALFIRKDKGSLPLSVTFLSLGFAMLASLLTIV